The proteins below are encoded in one region of Aquisphaera giovannonii:
- a CDS encoding beta strand repeat-containing protein, with amino-acid sequence MWKIRTFVGEWLLPGREARSGSTRRPSRRASVGKRPELEPVEARILLSTAEVATIRATPLLVDSQAKASVEVSEVGGIALRNRRGDLTASLTSNGRPVEGLAVIFRIGNRVVGTARTDADGVATLSNVRVGRLKVRNYAARTVVVFKGNSQLMPVVRRGPLTVSRTASALSGVTATGVYGGAATLSAVLGSKRGEAAGKPVLFALDGRAVGVATTDAQGVATLPGVSLAGLNAGAHGVTARFAGDIDYYKATATGTLTIARATTSITLGNLSQTYGATTQPTATTGQPGLPVELSYTDASGHAAAQPFRAGTYTVTARIADPNYIGSAVGTLVVAPAAVGISRIDAMSKAYDGTTAATVDSGSVVLTGVVAGDSVSIDASHATASFASDHVGADQAVTIAGLALTGPDASNYVLSQSSATATASITPRALTVAGIAADDKVYDGTTAATFSLSPGAGLDGVVGADDVSLVSGLVTASFDSKSAGQGKAVTFDGFSLSGGDSGNYVLSPVTAAADITRATLTVAGIAAADKVYDGTAAATLDASGASLGGVIGADDVSLDASAATGSFDTKDADNSSKAVTISGLALAGADAGNYQLAGASAFAYISPKVLAVTGVTAGSRVYDATTAASLDASAASLVGVVPGDDVALNTAGVSGSFVDRNVGTAKAVIVSGLALAGPGAGNYIIAAPGVTADVTPLTLTMSPTSTATKTYDGTTSAPPPIAPSLAGVIGGDSVALDASGATGATLADKNVGTNKVATEHGLALSGVDAGNYLLDPTYLVNVTPASVSVTGITAPGKVYDGTTAATLDTSGVSFAGVVIGDDVTFDASSAVGSFADRDAGTGKTVTVTGLTKSGADAGNYAFAFPTPVTATITPKALTVTGMQVDGKVYDGTTAATIAALPGGVISGLVNGDDVSIDQAATSAGATAAFADKDAGTGKTVTVTGVQLTGADAGNYTVSSATGSADISKATITLSGVAASKTYDGTTDVSFNLGGASLGGVIGADDVSLDASAATGSYADKDVGTGKAITANGFALAGADAGNYTLAVDPITGDIASKILSIEGFTATDRTYDGTTGVTVGAAGVNFHAGDLVAGEDVAFDYSSLAAAAGSMADKNAGVGKAVTITGLSVTGADAGNYKVVASTTVNIAKATLTVTGIPNLTKSYDENQYFVSINTSGAALSGIIGADTVTLNTSGIFGVSTSANVGTWNVYINGLALGGTDAGNYNLGTVIVSGTIQGP; translated from the coding sequence ATGTGGAAGATCCGGACGTTCGTCGGCGAATGGCTGCTGCCCGGACGAGAGGCGCGGAGCGGCTCGACGCGGAGGCCGTCGCGGCGAGCCTCGGTCGGCAAGCGGCCCGAGCTCGAGCCGGTCGAGGCGCGAATCCTCCTCAGCACGGCCGAGGTCGCGACGATCCGGGCCACGCCGCTCCTGGTCGATTCGCAGGCGAAGGCCTCGGTGGAGGTCAGCGAGGTCGGCGGCATCGCGCTGAGGAACAGGCGGGGGGACCTCACGGCCTCGCTGACTTCGAACGGCCGGCCGGTCGAGGGGCTGGCGGTGATCTTCCGGATCGGCAATCGCGTCGTCGGCACGGCGAGGACCGACGCCGACGGCGTGGCGACGCTGAGTAACGTCAGGGTGGGCAGGCTGAAGGTCAGGAACTATGCCGCCAGGACGGTCGTCGTCTTCAAGGGTAACTCGCAGCTGATGCCGGTCGTCCGGCGCGGGCCGCTGACGGTCAGCCGGACGGCCTCCGCGCTGTCCGGCGTGACGGCCACCGGCGTCTACGGCGGCGCGGCGACGTTGTCGGCCGTGCTCGGCTCGAAGCGGGGCGAGGCGGCCGGCAAGCCGGTCCTCTTCGCGCTGGATGGCAGGGCCGTCGGCGTCGCCACGACGGACGCCCAGGGCGTGGCCACGCTCCCCGGCGTCAGCCTCGCCGGCCTGAACGCCGGTGCCCACGGCGTCACGGCCAGGTTCGCCGGCGATATCGACTACTACAAGGCGACCGCCACCGGCACGCTGACGATCGCCAGGGCCACGACCTCGATCACCCTCGGCAACCTGTCGCAGACGTACGGTGCCACGACGCAGCCCACGGCCACGACCGGGCAGCCCGGCCTGCCGGTCGAACTCTCCTACACCGACGCCAGCGGCCATGCGGCTGCCCAGCCGTTCAGGGCGGGCACCTACACCGTCACGGCGAGGATCGCCGACCCGAATTACATCGGCAGCGCCGTCGGGACGCTGGTCGTGGCGCCGGCGGCGGTGGGCATCTCCCGCATCGACGCCATGAGCAAGGCCTATGACGGGACGACCGCCGCGACGGTCGACTCCGGCAGCGTCGTCCTGACCGGCGTGGTCGCCGGAGACTCGGTGTCGATCGACGCCTCGCACGCGACCGCGAGCTTCGCCAGCGACCACGTCGGCGCGGATCAGGCCGTCACGATCGCCGGCCTGGCGCTGACCGGCCCCGACGCGAGCAATTACGTCCTCTCCCAGTCCTCGGCGACCGCCACCGCGTCGATCACGCCCAGGGCTCTGACCGTCGCCGGCATCGCCGCGGACGACAAGGTCTACGACGGGACGACCGCCGCCACGTTCTCGCTCTCGCCCGGCGCGGGGCTGGACGGCGTGGTCGGCGCCGACGACGTCTCGCTCGTGAGCGGCCTCGTCACGGCGTCGTTCGACTCGAAGTCGGCCGGCCAGGGCAAGGCCGTGACGTTCGACGGCTTCTCCCTGTCGGGCGGCGACTCGGGCAACTACGTCCTCTCGCCGGTGACGGCCGCCGCCGACATCACCAGGGCCACCTTGACCGTCGCCGGCATCGCCGCGGCCGACAAGGTCTACGACGGCACGGCCGCGGCCACGCTCGACGCGAGCGGCGCCTCGCTCGGCGGCGTCATCGGCGCCGACGACGTGTCGCTGGACGCCTCGGCGGCCACCGGTTCCTTCGACACGAAGGACGCCGACAACTCGTCCAAGGCCGTGACGATCTCCGGCCTCGCCCTCGCCGGCGCCGACGCGGGCAACTATCAACTGGCTGGCGCGTCGGCGTTCGCGTACATCTCGCCCAAGGTCCTGGCCGTCACGGGGGTCACGGCGGGCAGCAGGGTGTACGACGCCACGACGGCCGCCTCGCTGGACGCCTCGGCCGCCTCGCTGGTCGGCGTGGTCCCGGGCGACGACGTGGCGCTCAATACCGCGGGCGTCTCCGGCTCGTTCGTCGACAGGAACGTCGGCACGGCCAAGGCGGTCATCGTCTCCGGCCTGGCCCTCGCGGGCCCCGGCGCGGGCAACTACATCATCGCGGCCCCGGGCGTCACCGCCGACGTCACGCCCCTGACGCTGACCATGTCGCCGACGAGCACGGCGACCAAGACCTACGACGGCACCACGTCGGCCCCGCCCCCGATCGCTCCGTCGCTCGCGGGCGTCATCGGCGGCGACAGCGTGGCGCTGGACGCCTCCGGGGCGACGGGGGCCACGCTCGCCGACAAGAACGTCGGGACGAACAAGGTCGCGACCGAGCACGGCCTGGCGCTCTCGGGCGTCGACGCCGGCAACTACCTCCTGGACCCGACGTACCTCGTCAACGTCACCCCCGCTTCGGTCTCCGTCACGGGGATCACGGCGCCAGGCAAGGTGTACGACGGCACGACGGCCGCCACGCTGGACACGAGCGGCGTCTCGTTCGCCGGCGTCGTCATCGGCGACGACGTGACGTTCGACGCCTCCTCGGCCGTCGGCAGCTTCGCCGACAGGGACGCCGGGACGGGCAAGACGGTGACGGTCACCGGCCTGACCAAGTCCGGCGCCGACGCCGGGAATTACGCCTTCGCCTTCCCCACGCCGGTCACGGCCACCATCACGCCCAAGGCCCTGACCGTGACGGGCATGCAGGTCGACGGCAAGGTGTACGACGGCACGACGGCCGCCACGATCGCCGCGCTCCCCGGCGGCGTGATCTCCGGGCTGGTCAACGGGGACGACGTCTCGATCGACCAGGCCGCGACCTCGGCCGGCGCCACCGCCGCGTTCGCCGACAAGGACGCCGGCACCGGCAAGACCGTGACGGTCACCGGCGTGCAGTTGACCGGCGCCGACGCCGGCAATTACACGGTCTCCTCGGCGACCGGCTCGGCCGACATCAGCAAGGCGACGATCACGCTCTCGGGCGTCGCGGCGAGCAAGACCTACGACGGCACGACCGACGTCAGCTTCAACCTGGGCGGCGCCTCGCTCGGCGGCGTGATCGGTGCCGACGACGTGTCGCTGGACGCCTCGGCGGCGACCGGCTCGTACGCCGACAAGGACGTCGGCACGGGCAAGGCGATCACGGCCAACGGCTTCGCCCTGGCCGGCGCCGACGCCGGCAACTACACGCTCGCCGTCGATCCGATCACCGGCGACATCGCCTCGAAGATCCTGTCCATCGAGGGCTTCACCGCGACGGATCGGACCTACGACGGCACGACGGGCGTCACCGTCGGCGCCGCGGGGGTCAACTTCCACGCGGGCGATCTCGTCGCCGGCGAAGACGTCGCCTTCGATTATTCGTCGCTCGCCGCCGCCGCCGGCAGCATGGCGGACAAGAACGCGGGCGTCGGCAAGGCGGTGACGATCACCGGCCTGAGCGTCACCGGCGCGGACGCCGGCAACTACAAGGTCGTGGCGTCCACCACGGTCAACATCGCGAAGGCGACCCTCACCGTCACGGGGATCCCGAACCTCACCAAGAGTTACGACGAAAACCAGTACTTCGTCTCGATCAACACCTCCGGTGCGGCGCTCAGCGGGATCATCGGCGCCGACACGGTCACTCTCAATACGTCCGGGATTTTCGGCGTGTCCACCTCGGCGAACGTCGGCACGTGGAACGTCTACATCAACGGCCTGGCGCTCGGCGGGACGGACGCCGGGAATTACAACCTCGGCACCGTCATCGTGAGCGGCACGATCCAGGGCCCCTGA
- a CDS encoding bifunctional acetate--CoA ligase family protein/GNAT family N-acetyltransferase, which translates to MCAAVASTVHAAPDGDGESRLPLDAIFAPRTVAVIGATDKQGSVGRAVLWNLISNPFGATVYPINAHRPNVLGIKAYPSVAEAPGAVDLAVVATPAPTVPGVIAECVDAGVGGAVIISAGFKEIGAEGARLEREVLEQAARGRMRIIGPNCVGVMRPYSGMNATFAARLARPGSVGFISQSGALCTAILDWSFRENVGFSAFISVGSMLDVGWGDLIDYLGDDPYTKCIVIYMESIGDARSFLSASREVALAKPIVVIKAGRTEAAAKAAASHTGSLTGSDEVLDAAFRRVGVLRVDSISQVFDMAEVLSKQPRPRGPRLAILTNAGGPGVLATDTLIEDGGELAALSPETLAALDGFLPPAWSRGNPIDILGDADPGRYDRALAVTAKDPGIDGLLAILTPQAMTDPTATAELLRQHAKISGKPILASWMGGDAVEAGEQILNRAGIPTYRYPDTAAAAFTMMWRSSYNLQGLYETPNLPADGETAALARDRAEAVVAAARREGRSLLTEAESKRLLAAYGIPTARAIVADSPAAAVAAAGEIGYPVVLKLHSRTITHKTDVGGVQLNLRDADAVRDAYRAIEAAVRRAAAAAPGAFEGVTVQPMIKVEGYELILGSSLDPQFGPVLLFGTGGQLVEVFKDRALGLPPLNTTLARRMIEQTRIHRALRGVRGRRAVDLAALEQLLVRFSRLVIEQPSVREIDINPLLASPEQLIALDARVILHAPGVDLGSLPRPAIRPYPTQYASAWTAEDGTAFTLRPIRPEDEPLLVKFHGTLSERSVSLRYFHAMKYTARVAHERLTRICFIDYDREMALVADRKDPSTGEHEILGVGRLSKVRGTDEAEFALVVSDPYQGLGLGTEFLSRLVRVGREEGIRRIFGDILPENIEMQRICEKLGFKMTHNIQESVIRATLVL; encoded by the coding sequence ATGTGTGCCGCCGTCGCCTCGACCGTGCACGCCGCCCCGGATGGCGACGGGGAGAGCCGCCTGCCCCTGGACGCGATCTTCGCGCCCCGCACGGTGGCCGTCATCGGCGCGACCGACAAGCAGGGGAGCGTCGGCCGGGCGGTGCTCTGGAACCTGATCAGCAACCCGTTCGGCGCCACCGTCTACCCGATCAACGCGCATCGCCCCAACGTCCTGGGGATCAAGGCATATCCGAGCGTCGCGGAGGCCCCCGGCGCGGTGGACCTCGCGGTCGTGGCCACGCCGGCGCCGACGGTGCCCGGCGTGATCGCGGAGTGCGTCGACGCCGGGGTCGGCGGGGCCGTCATCATCTCCGCCGGCTTCAAGGAGATCGGCGCGGAGGGGGCGCGGCTCGAGCGCGAGGTCCTGGAGCAGGCCGCGCGCGGCCGGATGCGGATCATCGGCCCCAACTGCGTGGGCGTCATGCGGCCGTACTCGGGCATGAACGCCACGTTCGCCGCGCGGCTCGCCCGGCCGGGCTCGGTGGGCTTCATCAGCCAGAGCGGCGCCCTCTGCACGGCGATCCTCGACTGGAGCTTCCGCGAGAACGTCGGCTTCAGCGCGTTCATCTCCGTGGGCTCGATGCTCGACGTGGGCTGGGGCGACCTGATCGACTACCTAGGGGACGACCCCTACACCAAGTGCATCGTGATCTACATGGAGTCGATCGGCGACGCCCGGTCGTTCCTCTCGGCCTCGCGCGAGGTGGCGCTGGCCAAGCCGATCGTCGTGATCAAGGCCGGCCGCACGGAGGCCGCGGCGAAGGCCGCCGCCTCGCACACCGGCTCGCTGACCGGCAGCGACGAGGTCCTGGACGCCGCCTTCCGCCGCGTGGGCGTGCTCCGCGTGGACAGCATCTCGCAGGTCTTCGACATGGCGGAGGTCCTCTCCAAGCAGCCCCGGCCCCGGGGGCCGCGGCTCGCGATCCTCACGAACGCGGGGGGCCCCGGCGTCCTCGCCACCGACACCCTCATCGAGGACGGCGGCGAGCTCGCCGCGCTCTCGCCGGAGACCCTCGCCGCGCTCGACGGCTTCCTGCCCCCGGCCTGGAGCCGCGGGAACCCCATCGACATCCTCGGCGACGCCGACCCGGGGCGCTACGACAGGGCCCTGGCCGTCACGGCGAAGGATCCCGGGATCGACGGCCTGCTCGCCATCCTGACGCCCCAGGCGATGACCGACCCGACGGCCACCGCCGAGCTCCTCCGCCAGCACGCGAAGATCAGCGGCAAGCCCATCCTGGCGAGCTGGATGGGGGGCGACGCGGTCGAGGCCGGCGAGCAGATCCTCAACCGGGCCGGCATCCCCACCTACCGGTATCCGGACACCGCCGCCGCCGCCTTCACGATGATGTGGCGGTCGTCGTACAACCTCCAGGGCCTCTACGAGACGCCCAACCTGCCGGCCGACGGCGAGACCGCCGCCCTCGCCCGCGACCGGGCCGAGGCCGTCGTCGCCGCGGCCCGCAGGGAGGGCCGCTCGCTGCTCACCGAGGCCGAGTCCAAGAGGCTCCTCGCCGCCTACGGCATCCCGACGGCGCGGGCGATCGTCGCCGACTCGCCGGCCGCGGCGGTCGCGGCCGCCGGGGAGATCGGCTACCCGGTCGTCCTCAAGCTCCACTCCCGGACGATCACCCACAAGACCGACGTGGGCGGCGTCCAGCTCAACCTCCGCGACGCCGACGCCGTCCGCGACGCCTATCGCGCCATCGAGGCCGCCGTCCGCCGGGCCGCGGCGGCCGCCCCGGGCGCCTTCGAGGGGGTGACCGTCCAGCCGATGATCAAGGTCGAGGGCTACGAGCTGATCCTCGGCAGCAGCCTGGATCCCCAGTTCGGCCCGGTCCTCCTCTTCGGCACCGGGGGCCAGCTCGTGGAGGTCTTCAAGGACCGCGCCCTGGGCCTCCCGCCGCTGAACACGACGCTCGCCCGGCGCATGATCGAGCAGACCCGCATCCACCGGGCCCTCCGCGGCGTCCGCGGCCGCAGGGCCGTGGACCTCGCCGCGCTGGAGCAGCTCCTCGTCCGCTTCAGCCGCCTGGTGATCGAGCAGCCCTCCGTCCGCGAGATCGACATCAACCCCCTGCTCGCCTCCCCCGAGCAGCTCATCGCCCTGGACGCCCGCGTCATCCTCCACGCCCCGGGCGTGGACCTGGGCTCGCTGCCGAGGCCCGCCATCCGGCCCTATCCGACCCAGTACGCCTCCGCCTGGACCGCCGAGGACGGCACGGCGTTCACCCTCCGGCCGATCCGCCCGGAGGACGAGCCGCTGCTGGTGAAGTTCCACGGCACGCTCTCGGAGCGGAGCGTCTCGCTGCGGTATTTCCACGCGATGAAGTACACCGCCCGCGTCGCCCACGAGCGGCTGACGCGGATCTGCTTCATCGACTACGACCGCGAGATGGCCCTCGTCGCCGACCGCAAGGACCCGTCCACCGGCGAGCACGAGATCCTAGGCGTCGGCCGCCTGAGCAAGGTCCGCGGCACCGACGAGGCCGAGTTCGCGCTGGTCGTCTCCGACCCCTACCAGGGCCTGGGCCTGGGCACGGAGTTCCTCAGCCGCCTCGTCCGCGTCGGCCGCGAGGAGGGCATCCGCCGCATCTTCGGCGACATCCTGCCGGAGAACATCGAGATGCAGCGCATCTGCGAGAAGCTGGGCTTCAAGATGACCCACAACATCCAGGAGTCGGTCATCCGGGCGACGCTCGTGCTCTGA